ACGCGCGTCGACGGCAAGCGCCCCGTGAACCCCTCGGGCGGCCTCAAGGCGAAGGGCCACCCCGTCGGCGCGACGGGCCTCGGGCAGATCAACGAGGTGTTCGACCAGCTCACGGGCAAGGCCGGCGGCCGGCAGGTCGCGAACGCTAAGACGGCGCTTACGCACAACGTGGGCGCGACGGGCGGTTCGTGCGCGGTCCACATGTTTGAGAGGTCGAACTGAATGGCGGCCTCGGAAGCGTTCACGATGCAGCAGGCCAAGGAGGCGCTGCGCGACGGGAAGCTCATGGGCTGGAAGTGCACGACGTGCGGCCACACGCAGGCGACACCGATGCTCGTGTGCCCCGTCGACAGGAAGCGCGCGATCGAGGGCGTCGAGCTGCCGCCGACGGGCCAGGTCGTCTCGTTCACCGTGCAGAACGTCTCGAGCGAGGAGTACATCAACGACATCCCGTTCGCGTTCGTTGTCGTCGAGCTCGACAACAAGGTCCGCGTCTCCGGGTGGCTCCCGTACGTCGCGAAGGCCGCCGACCTCCCGCTCGGGACCAAGGTCAGGTTCACGCCGAGCTACAAGCCGGGCGTGCAGTTCGAGAAGGCGTAGCGGCCCGAGCAGGCTCGGGCCGTCGTCGCGAGAATCCAATCTCGCGCCCAACGACCTCAAGACCCCTCGCCGCCTCGTCCGCCCGCCGACCGCCCCGCCGCAGGTCTTTGACACGCGCCTGCGGCGGGGTTGGACGGTCCGCCTCACGGAGGTCCAGGCCTCTTTCCTTCCGTGGGGCAAAACCTACTTGCACGTCACGGTGCCGAAGGT
The Candidatus Thermoplasmatota archaeon DNA segment above includes these coding regions:
- a CDS encoding OB-fold domain-containing protein, producing the protein MAASEAFTMQQAKEALRDGKLMGWKCTTCGHTQATPMLVCPVDRKRAIEGVELPPTGQVVSFTVQNVSSEEYINDIPFAFVVVELDNKVRVSGWLPYVAKAADLPLGTKVRFTPSYKPGVQFEKA